The Pan troglodytes isolate AG18354 chromosome 8, NHGRI_mPanTro3-v2.0_pri, whole genome shotgun sequence genome window below encodes:
- the ZSWIM8 gene encoding zinc finger SWIM domain-containing protein 8 isoform X15 encodes MELMFAEWEDGERFSFEDSDRFEEDSLCSFISEAESLCQNWRGWRKQSAGPNSPTGGGGGGGSGGTRMRDGLVIPLVELSAKQVAFHIPFEVVEKVYPPVPEQLQLRIAFWSFPENEEDIRLYSCLANGSADEFQRGDQLFRMRAVKDPLQIGFHLSATVVPPQMVPPKGAYNVAVMFDRCRVTSCSCTCGAGAKWCTHVVALCLFRIHNASAVCLRAPVSESLSRLQRDQLQKFAQYLISELPQQILPTAQRLLDELLSSQSTAINTVCGAPDPTAGPSASDQSTWYLDESTLTDNIKKTLHKFCGPSPVVFSDVNSMYLSSTEPPAAAEWACLLRPLRGREPEGVWNLLSIVREMFKRRDSNAAPLLEILTDQCLTYEQITGWWYSVRTSASHSSASGHTGRSNGQSEVAAHACASMCDEMVTLWRLAVLDPALSPQRRRELCTQLRQWQLKVIENVKRGQHKKTLERLFPGFRPAVEACYFNWEEAYPLPGVTYSGTDRKLALCWARALPSRPGASRSGGLEESRDRPRPLPTEPAVRPKEPGTKRKGLGEGVPSSQRGPRRLSAEGGDKALHKMGPGGGKAKALGGAGSGSKGSAGGGSKRRLSSEDSSLEPDLAEMSLDDSSLALGAEASTFEGFPESPPPCPLHGGSRGPSTFLPEPPDTYEEDGDESGNGLPKTKEAAPAVGEEDDDYQAYYLNAQDGAGGEEEKAEGGAGEEHDLFAGLKPLEQESRMEVLFACAEALHAHGYSSEASRLTVELAQDLLANPPDLKVEPPPAKGKKNKVSTSRQTWVATNTLSKAAFLLTVLSERPEHHNLAFRVGMFALELQRPPASTKALEVKLAYQESEVAALLKKIPLGPSEMSTMRCRAEELREGTLCDYRPVLPLMLASFIFDVLCAPVVSPTGSRPPSRNWNSETPGDEELGFEAAVAALGMKTTVSEAEHPLLCEGTRREKGDLALALMITYKDDQAKLKKILDKLLDRESQTHKPQTLSSFYSSSRPTTASQRSPSKHGGPSAPGALQPLTSGSAGPAQPGSVAGAGPGPTEGFTEKNVPESSPHSPCEGLPSEAALTPRPEGKVPSRLALGSRGGYNGRGWGSPGRPKKKHTGMASIDSSAPETTSDSSPTLSRRPLRGGWAPTSWGRGQDSDSISSSSSDSLGSSSSSGSRRASASGGARAKTVEVGRYKGRRPESHAPHVPNQPSEAAAHFYFELAKTVLIKAGGNSSTSIFTHPSSSGGHQGPHRNLHLCAFEIGLYALGLHNFVSPNWLSRTYSSHVSWITGQAMEIGSAALTILVECWDGHLTPPEVASLADRASRARDSNMVRAAAELALSCLPHAHALNPNEIQRALVQCKEQDNLMLEKACMAVEEAAKGGGVYPEVLFEVAHQWFWLYEQTAGGSSTAREGATSCSASGIRAGGEAGRGMPEGRGGPGTEPVTVAAAAVTAAATVVPVISVGSSLYPGPGLGHGHSPGLHPYTALQPHLPCSPQYLTHPAHPAHPMPHMPRPAVFPVPSSAYPQGVHPAFLGAQYPYSVTPPSLAATAVSFPVPSMAPITVHPYHTEPGLPLPTSVALSSVHPASTFPAIQGASLPALTTQPSPLVSGGFPPPEEETHSQPVNPHSLHHLHAAYRVGMLALEMLGRRAHNDHPNNFSRSPPYTDDVKWLLGLAAKLGVNYVHQFCVGAAKGVLSPFVLQEIVMETLQRLSPAHAHNHLRAPAFHQLVQRCQQAYMQYIHHRLIHLTPADYDDFVNAIRSARSAFCLTPMGMMQFNDILQNLKRSKQTKELWQRVSLEMATFSP; translated from the exons ATGGAGCTGATGTTTGCAGAGTGGGAGGACGGAGAGCGCTTCTCATTCGAGGATTCGGACCGTTTTGAGGAGGATTCACTCTGTTCCTTCATCTCCGAGGCCGAGAGCCTCTGCCAGAACTGGCGGGGATGGCGCAAACAGTCAGCGGGGCCCAATTCCCCCACTGGCGGCGGTggcggaggtggcagtggcgGTACCAGAATGCGAG ATGGACTGGTGATCCCATTGGTGGAGCTGTCAGCAAAGCAGGTGGCATTTCATATCCCATTTGAAGTGGTGGAGAAAGTTTACCCACCAGTGCCTGAGCAGCTACAGCTCCGAATTGCTTTTTGGAGCTTCCCTGAGAATGAAGAGGACATTCG GCTGTATTCGTGCCTGGCCAATGGCAGTGCGGATGAGTTTCAGCGAGGGGATCAGCTCTTCCGCATGCGGGCTGTGAAGGACCCATTGCAGATAG GGTTCCACCTGAGTGCTACAGTGGTGCCACCTCAGATGGTCCCTCCTAAAGGGGCCTACAACGTGGCTGTGATGTTTGACCGCTGCCGGGTCACTTCCTGCAGCTGTACCTGTGGGGCTGGGGCCAAATGGTGCACCCACGTCGTGGCACTCTGTCTCTTCCGCATCCACAAC GCTTCTGCAGTCTGCCTGCGAGCCCCAGTCTCAGAGTCCCTGTCCCGGCTACAGAGGGACCAGCTGCAAAAGTTTGCTCAGTACCTCATCAGTGAGCTCCCTCAGCAG ATCCTCCCCACAGCTCAGCGTCTCCTGGACGAACTCCTGTCTTCCCAGTCAACAGCCATCAATACAGTGTGTGGAGCTCCGG ACCCCACAGCAGGGCCCTCAGCATCGGACCAGAGTACTTGGTATCTGGATGAATCGACACTCACTGACAACATCAAAAAGACACTGCACAAGTTCTGTGGCCCCTCCCCTGTGGTCTTCAG TGATGTGAACTCCATGTATCTGTCTTCCACGGAGCCGCCAGCCGCTGCTGAATGGGCATGTCTGCTGCGCCCTCTGAGGGGCCGTGAGCCAGAGGGCGTCTGGAACCTGCTAAGCATCGTGCGGGAGATGTTCAAGCGGAGGGACAGCAATGCTGCCCCCTTGTTGGAAATCCTCACTGACCAGTGCCTCACCTATGAACAG ATAACAGGTTGGTGGTATAGCGTACGTACCTCAGCCTCACACAGCAGTGCCAGTGGGCACACGGGCCGTAGCAACGGGCAGTCAGAGGTGGCAGCCCATGCCTGTGCCAGCATGTGTGACGAGATGGTCACACTGTGGAGGCTGGCCGTGCTGGACCCTGCACTCAGCCCCCAGCG GCGCCGGGAACTGTGTACGCAGCTGCGGCAGTGGCAACTGAAGGTGATTGAGAACGTCAAGCGGGGCCAACACAAGAAGACGCTGGAGCGGCTCTTCCCTGGCTTCCGGCCAGCGGTGGAGGCCTGCTACTTCAACTGGGAAGAGGCCTACCCACTTCCTGGTGTCACCTACAGCGGCACTGACAGGAAgctggcactgtgctgggcccGGGCCCTGCCCTCTCGGCCAGGTGCCTCCCGCTCTGGGGGCCTGGAGGAATCCCGGGACCGGCCCCGACCCCTTCCTACTGAGCCAGCTGTGCGGCCCAAGGAGCCTGGGACCAAGCGAAAGGGCTTGGGTGAGGGGGTCCCCTCATCACAGCGGGGTCCCCGCCGCCTCTCAGCTGAAGGGGGAGATAAAGCTCTACATAAGATGGGTCCAGGTGGGGGCAAAGCCAAGGCACTGGGTGGGGCTGGCAGTGGGAGCAAGGGCTCAGCAGGTGGCGGAAGCAAGCGACGGCTGAGCAGCGAAGACAGCTCCCTGGAGCCAGACCTGGCTGAGatgagcctggatgacagcagcCTGGCCCTGGGCGCAGAGGCCAGCACCTTCGAGGGATTCCCTGAGAGCCCTCCACCCTGTCCTCTCCACGGTGGCTCCCGAGGCCCTTCCACTTTCCTTCCTGAGCCCCCAGATACTTATGAAGAAGATGGTG ATGAGAGTGGCAATGGGCTTCCCAAAACCAAAGAGGCAGCCCCTGCAGTTGGAGAGGAGGATGATGACTACCAGGCGTACTATCTGAATGCCCAGGATGGGGCTGGGGGCGAGGAAGAGAAGGCCGAGGGCGGGGCTGGGGAGGAGCACGACCTGTTTGCTGGGCTGAAGCCACTGGAACAGGAGAGTCGCATGGAG GTACTGTTTGCCTGTGCTGAGGCCCTGCATGCGCATGGCTATAGCAGTGAGGCCTCCCGTCTCACTGTGGAGCTTGCCCAGGATCTGCTAGCCAACCCACCCGACCTCAAGGTAGAGCCGCCCCCTGCCAAG GGCAAGAAGAACAAGGTATCCACGAGCCGTCAGACCTGGGTGGCTACCAACACCCTGAGCAAGGCGGCCTTCCTGTTGACAGTGCTAAGTGAGCGTCCAGAGCACCACAACCTGGCCTTCCGAGTTGGCATGTTTGCCTTGGAGCTACAGAGGCCTCCAGCTTCTACCAAGGCCTTGGAG GTAAAGCTGGCAtaccaggagtctgaggtggctGCCCTGCTCAAGAAGATCCCTCTGGGTCCAAGCGAGATGAGTACCATGCGGTGCCGGGCAGAGGAACTTCGGGAGGGGACACTCTGTGACTATCGGCCTGTGTTGCCTCTCATGCTGGCCAGTTTCATCTTTGACGTTCTCTGTGCTCCAG TGGTTTCTCCCACAGGTTCCCGGCCCCCAAGTCGCAACTGGAACAGCGAGACACCTGGGGatgaggagctgggatttgaagcaGCAGTTGCTGCCTTGG GCATGAAGACAACAGTGAGTGAGGCAGAACATCCCCTCTTATGTGAAGGCACACGTCGGGAGAAGGGTGACCTGGCATTAGCACTAATGATCACTTACAAGGACGACCAGGCCAAGCTTAAGAAG ATCTTAGACAAACTCTTGGACCGAGAGAGCCAGACACATAAGCCACAGACGCTGAGTTCTTTCTACTCATCTAGCCGCCCAACCACAGCCAGCCAGAGGTCTCCTTCAAAGCACGGGGGCCCATCTGCCCCAGGGGCCCTGCAACCACTGACCTCAGGCTCTGCAGGGCCTGCTCAACCAGGGAGTGTGGCAGGGGCTGGGCCAGGCCCCACTGAGGGCTTCACAGAGAAGAATGTGCCTG AGAGTTCCCCACATTCCCCCTGTGAGGGTCTTCCATCTGAGGCAGCTTTGACCCCAAGGCCAGAAGGGAAGGTTCCTAGCCGCTTGGCACTTGGCAGTCGTGGAGGCTATAATGGACGGGGATGGGGGTCCCCAGGACGGCCTAAGAAGAAGCACACAG GCATGGCCAGCATTGACAGCAGTGCCCCTGAAACAACATCGGATAGTTCCCCCACCTTAAGCCGGAGACCACTTCGAGGGGGCTGGgcccccacctcctggggtcGAGGTCAGGACAGTGACAGCATTAGCAGCTCTTCTTCGGACTCCCTGGGCTCCTCATCCTCCAGTGGAAGTCGCCGGGCCAGTGCCAGTGGAGGAGCCCGGGCGAAGACTGTTGAAGTTGGCAG GTACAAGGGCCGCCGCCCCGAGAGTCATGCCCCTCATGTACCCAATCAGCCATCAGAGGCAGCTGCACACTTCTACTTCGAGCTGGCGAAGACAGTGCTGATCAAGGCAGGGGGCAACAGCAGCACTTCCATTTTCACACATCCATCTTCCTCAGGGGGCCACCAGGGTCCTCACCGCAACCTGCACCTTTGCGCCTTCGAGATTGGGCTTTATGCCCTTGGCCTGCACAACTTTGTTTCTCCCAACTGGCTCTCACGTACTTATTCTTCCCACGTTTCCTGGATTACAG GCCAGGCCATGGAGATAGGCAGCGCAGCCCTGACTATACTGGTAGAATGCTGGGATGGGCACCTGACACCCCCTGAGGTTGCATCCCTGGCTGACAGGGCATCACGGGCAAGAGACTCCAATATGGTGAGGGCGGCAGCAGAGCTGGCCCTGAGCTGCCTGCCTCACGCCCATGCATTGAACCCTAATGAGATCCAGCGGGCCCTGGTGCAGTGCAAGGAACAG GACAACCTGATGTTGGAGAAGGCCTGCATGGCAGTGGAAGAGGCAGCTAAGGGTGGGGGCGTGTACCCTGAAGTGTTGTTTGAGGTTGCTCACCAGTGGTTCTGGCTATATGAGCAAACTGCAGGTGGCTCATCCACAGCCCGTGAAGGGGCTACAAGCTGTAGTGCCAGTGGGATCAGGGCAGGTGGGGAAGCTGGGCGGGGTATGCCTGAGGGCAGAGGGGGCCCAGGGACTGAGCCGGTTACAGTGGCAGCGGCAGCAGTGACAGCAGCAGCCACAGTGGTGCCCGTCATATCGGTGGGGTCTAGTTTATACCCGGGTCCAGGACTGGGGCATGGCCACTCCCCTGGCCTGCACCCCTACACTGCTCTACAGCCCCACCTGCCCTGTAGCCCTCAGTATCTCACTCACCCAGCTCACCCTGCCCACCCCATGCCTCACATGCCCCGGCCTGCCGTCTTCCCTGTGCCCAGCTCTGCATACCCACAG GGTGTTCATCCTGCATTCCTGGGGGCTCAGTACCCTTATTCAGTGACTCCTCCCTCACTTGCTGCCACTGCTGTGTCTTTCCCCGTTCCTTCCATGGCACCCATCACAGTACATCCCTACCACACAGAGCCAGGGCTTCCACTGCCCACCAGTGTGGCCT TGAGCAGTGTCCATCCAGCATCCACGTTTCCAGCCATCCAAGGTGCCTCACTGCCTGCCCTGACCACACAGCCCAGCCCTCTGGTGAGCGGAGGTTTTCCACCGCCCGAGGAGGAGACACACAGTCAGCCAGTCAATCCCCACAGCCTGCACCACCTGCATGCTGCCTACCGTGTCG GAATGCTGGCACTGGAGATGCTGGGTCGCCGGGCACACAACGATCACCCCAACAACTTCTCCCGCTCCCCCCCCTACACTGATGATGTCAAATGGTTGCTGGGGCTGGCAGCAAAGCTGG gaGTGAACTACGTGCACCAGTTCTGTGTGGGGGCAGCCAAGGGGGTGCTGAGCCCGTTTGTGCTGCAGGAGATCGTCATGGAGACGCTGCAGCGGCTGAGTCCCGCTCATGCCCACAACCACCTGCGTGCCCCGGCCTTCCACCAACTGGTGCAGCGCTGCCAGCAGGCATACATGCAG TACATCCACCACCGCTTGATTCACCTGACTCCTGCGGACTACGACGACTTTGTGAATGCGATCCGGAGTGCCCGCAGCGCCTTCTGCCTGACGCCCATGGGCATGATGCAGTTCAACGACATCCTACAGAACCTCAAGCGCAGCAAACAGACCAAGGAGCTGTGGCAGCGGGTCTCACTcgagatggccaccttctccccCTGA
- the ZSWIM8 gene encoding zinc finger SWIM domain-containing protein 8 isoform X4: MELMFAEWEDGERFSFEDSDRFEEDSLCSFISEAESLCQNWRGWRKQSAGPNSPTGGGGGGGSGGTRMRDGLVIPLVELSAKQVAFHIPFEVVEKVYPPVPEQLQLRIAFWSFPENEEDIRLYSCLANGSADEFQRGDQLFRMRAVKDPLQIGFHLSATVVPPQMVPPKGAYNVAVMFDRCRVTSCSCTCGAGAKWCTHVVALCLFRIHNASAVCLRAPVSESLSRLQRDQLQKFAQYLISELPQQILPTAQRLLDELLSSQSTAINTVCGAPDPTAGPSASDQSTWYLDESTLTDNIKKTLHKFCGPSPVVFSDVNSMYLSSTEPPAAAEWACLLRPLRGREPEGVWNLLSIVREMFKRRDSNAAPLLEILTDQCLTYEQITGWWYSVRTSASHSSASGHTGRSNGQSEVAAHACASMCDEMVTLWRLAVLDPALSPQRRRELCTQLRQWQLKVIENVKRGQHKKTLERLFPGFRPAVEACYFNWEEAYPLPGVTYSGTDRKLALCWARALPSRPGASRSGGLEESRDRPRPLPTEPAVRPKEPGTKRKGLGEGVPSSQRGPRRLSAEGGDKALHKMGPGGGKAKALGGAGSGSKGSAGGGSKRRLSSEDSSLEPDLAEMSLDDSSLALGAEASTFEGFPESPPPCPLHGGSRGPSTFLPEPPDTYEEDGGVYFSEGPEPPTASVGPPGLLPGDVCTQDDLPSTDESGNGLPKTKEAAPAVGEEDDDYQAYYLNAQDGAGGEEEKAEGGAGEEHDLFAGLKPLEQESRMEVLFACAEALHAHGYSSEASRLTVELAQDLLANPPDLKVEPPPAKGKKNKVSTSRQTWVATNTLSKAAFLLTVLSERPEHHNLAFRVGMFALELQRPPASTKALEVKLAYQESEVAALLKKIPLGPSEMSTMRCRAEELREGTLCDYRPVLPLMLASFIFDVLCAPGSRPPSRNWNSETPGDEELGFEAAVAALGMKTTVSEAEHPLLCEGTRREKGDLALALMITYKDDQAKLKKILDKLLDRESQTHKPQTLSSFYSSSRPTTASQRSPSKHGGPSAPGALQPLTSGSAGPAQPGSVAGAGPGPTEGFTEKNVPESSPHSPCEGLPSEAALTPRPEGKVPSRLALGSRGGYNGRGWGSPGRPKKKHTGMASIDSSAPETTSDSSPTLSRRPLRGGWAPTSWGRGQDSDSISSSSSDSLGSSSSSGSRRASASGGARAKTVEVGRYKGRRPESHAPHVPNQPSEAAAHFYFELAKTVLIKAGGNSSTSIFTHPSSSGGHQGPHRNLHLCAFEIGLYALGLHNFVSPNWLSRTYSSHVSWITGQAMEIGSAALTILVECWDGHLTPPEVASLADRASRARDSNMVRAAAELALSCLPHAHALNPNEIQRALVQCKEQDNLMLEKACMAVEEAAKGGGVYPEVLFEVAHQWFWLYEQTAGGSSTAREGATSCSASGIRAGGEAGRGMPEGRGGPGTEPVTVAAAAVTAAATVVPVISVGSSLYPGPGLGHGHSPGLHPYTALQPHLPCSPQYLTHPAHPAHPMPHMPRPAVFPVPSSAYPQGVHPAFLGAQYPYSVTPPSLAATAVSFPVPSMAPITVHPYHTEPGLPLPTSVALSSVHPASTFPAIQGASLPALTTQPSPLVSGGFPPPEEETHSQPVNPHSLHHLHAAYRVGMLALEMLGRRAHNDHPNNFSRSPPYTDDVKWLLGLAAKLGDRHGDAAAAESRSCPQPPACPGLPPTGAALPAGIHAVHPPPLDSPDSCGLRRLCECDPECPQRLLPDAHGHDAVQRHPTEPQAQQTDQGAVAAGLTRDGHLLPLSLSPLGSYTGTQACGYGGPSHRGSETWLDRSSSLSSLVAQTDSCSWAVAWGQDVSDPRSLGLGETALSGRGRWVASGIYLAFINI, from the exons ATGGAGCTGATGTTTGCAGAGTGGGAGGACGGAGAGCGCTTCTCATTCGAGGATTCGGACCGTTTTGAGGAGGATTCACTCTGTTCCTTCATCTCCGAGGCCGAGAGCCTCTGCCAGAACTGGCGGGGATGGCGCAAACAGTCAGCGGGGCCCAATTCCCCCACTGGCGGCGGTggcggaggtggcagtggcgGTACCAGAATGCGAG ATGGACTGGTGATCCCATTGGTGGAGCTGTCAGCAAAGCAGGTGGCATTTCATATCCCATTTGAAGTGGTGGAGAAAGTTTACCCACCAGTGCCTGAGCAGCTACAGCTCCGAATTGCTTTTTGGAGCTTCCCTGAGAATGAAGAGGACATTCG GCTGTATTCGTGCCTGGCCAATGGCAGTGCGGATGAGTTTCAGCGAGGGGATCAGCTCTTCCGCATGCGGGCTGTGAAGGACCCATTGCAGATAG GGTTCCACCTGAGTGCTACAGTGGTGCCACCTCAGATGGTCCCTCCTAAAGGGGCCTACAACGTGGCTGTGATGTTTGACCGCTGCCGGGTCACTTCCTGCAGCTGTACCTGTGGGGCTGGGGCCAAATGGTGCACCCACGTCGTGGCACTCTGTCTCTTCCGCATCCACAAC GCTTCTGCAGTCTGCCTGCGAGCCCCAGTCTCAGAGTCCCTGTCCCGGCTACAGAGGGACCAGCTGCAAAAGTTTGCTCAGTACCTCATCAGTGAGCTCCCTCAGCAG ATCCTCCCCACAGCTCAGCGTCTCCTGGACGAACTCCTGTCTTCCCAGTCAACAGCCATCAATACAGTGTGTGGAGCTCCGG ACCCCACAGCAGGGCCCTCAGCATCGGACCAGAGTACTTGGTATCTGGATGAATCGACACTCACTGACAACATCAAAAAGACACTGCACAAGTTCTGTGGCCCCTCCCCTGTGGTCTTCAG TGATGTGAACTCCATGTATCTGTCTTCCACGGAGCCGCCAGCCGCTGCTGAATGGGCATGTCTGCTGCGCCCTCTGAGGGGCCGTGAGCCAGAGGGCGTCTGGAACCTGCTAAGCATCGTGCGGGAGATGTTCAAGCGGAGGGACAGCAATGCTGCCCCCTTGTTGGAAATCCTCACTGACCAGTGCCTCACCTATGAACAG ATAACAGGTTGGTGGTATAGCGTACGTACCTCAGCCTCACACAGCAGTGCCAGTGGGCACACGGGCCGTAGCAACGGGCAGTCAGAGGTGGCAGCCCATGCCTGTGCCAGCATGTGTGACGAGATGGTCACACTGTGGAGGCTGGCCGTGCTGGACCCTGCACTCAGCCCCCAGCG GCGCCGGGAACTGTGTACGCAGCTGCGGCAGTGGCAACTGAAGGTGATTGAGAACGTCAAGCGGGGCCAACACAAGAAGACGCTGGAGCGGCTCTTCCCTGGCTTCCGGCCAGCGGTGGAGGCCTGCTACTTCAACTGGGAAGAGGCCTACCCACTTCCTGGTGTCACCTACAGCGGCACTGACAGGAAgctggcactgtgctgggcccGGGCCCTGCCCTCTCGGCCAGGTGCCTCCCGCTCTGGGGGCCTGGAGGAATCCCGGGACCGGCCCCGACCCCTTCCTACTGAGCCAGCTGTGCGGCCCAAGGAGCCTGGGACCAAGCGAAAGGGCTTGGGTGAGGGGGTCCCCTCATCACAGCGGGGTCCCCGCCGCCTCTCAGCTGAAGGGGGAGATAAAGCTCTACATAAGATGGGTCCAGGTGGGGGCAAAGCCAAGGCACTGGGTGGGGCTGGCAGTGGGAGCAAGGGCTCAGCAGGTGGCGGAAGCAAGCGACGGCTGAGCAGCGAAGACAGCTCCCTGGAGCCAGACCTGGCTGAGatgagcctggatgacagcagcCTGGCCCTGGGCGCAGAGGCCAGCACCTTCGAGGGATTCCCTGAGAGCCCTCCACCCTGTCCTCTCCACGGTGGCTCCCGAGGCCCTTCCACTTTCCTTCCTGAGCCCCCAGATACTTATGAAGAAGATGGTGGTGTGTACTTCTCGGAAGGGCCTGAGCCTCCCACAGCCTCTGTTGGCCCCCCTGGCCTACTGCCTGGGGATGTCTGTACCCAGGACGACCTCCCTTCTACAGATGAGAGTGGCAATGGGCTTCCCAAAACCAAAGAGGCAGCCCCTGCAGTTGGAGAGGAGGATGATGACTACCAGGCGTACTATCTGAATGCCCAGGATGGGGCTGGGGGCGAGGAAGAGAAGGCCGAGGGCGGGGCTGGGGAGGAGCACGACCTGTTTGCTGGGCTGAAGCCACTGGAACAGGAGAGTCGCATGGAG GTACTGTTTGCCTGTGCTGAGGCCCTGCATGCGCATGGCTATAGCAGTGAGGCCTCCCGTCTCACTGTGGAGCTTGCCCAGGATCTGCTAGCCAACCCACCCGACCTCAAGGTAGAGCCGCCCCCTGCCAAG GGCAAGAAGAACAAGGTATCCACGAGCCGTCAGACCTGGGTGGCTACCAACACCCTGAGCAAGGCGGCCTTCCTGTTGACAGTGCTAAGTGAGCGTCCAGAGCACCACAACCTGGCCTTCCGAGTTGGCATGTTTGCCTTGGAGCTACAGAGGCCTCCAGCTTCTACCAAGGCCTTGGAG GTAAAGCTGGCAtaccaggagtctgaggtggctGCCCTGCTCAAGAAGATCCCTCTGGGTCCAAGCGAGATGAGTACCATGCGGTGCCGGGCAGAGGAACTTCGGGAGGGGACACTCTGTGACTATCGGCCTGTGTTGCCTCTCATGCTGGCCAGTTTCATCTTTGACGTTCTCTGTGCTCCAG GTTCCCGGCCCCCAAGTCGCAACTGGAACAGCGAGACACCTGGGGatgaggagctgggatttgaagcaGCAGTTGCTGCCTTGG GCATGAAGACAACAGTGAGTGAGGCAGAACATCCCCTCTTATGTGAAGGCACACGTCGGGAGAAGGGTGACCTGGCATTAGCACTAATGATCACTTACAAGGACGACCAGGCCAAGCTTAAGAAG ATCTTAGACAAACTCTTGGACCGAGAGAGCCAGACACATAAGCCACAGACGCTGAGTTCTTTCTACTCATCTAGCCGCCCAACCACAGCCAGCCAGAGGTCTCCTTCAAAGCACGGGGGCCCATCTGCCCCAGGGGCCCTGCAACCACTGACCTCAGGCTCTGCAGGGCCTGCTCAACCAGGGAGTGTGGCAGGGGCTGGGCCAGGCCCCACTGAGGGCTTCACAGAGAAGAATGTGCCTG AGAGTTCCCCACATTCCCCCTGTGAGGGTCTTCCATCTGAGGCAGCTTTGACCCCAAGGCCAGAAGGGAAGGTTCCTAGCCGCTTGGCACTTGGCAGTCGTGGAGGCTATAATGGACGGGGATGGGGGTCCCCAGGACGGCCTAAGAAGAAGCACACAG GCATGGCCAGCATTGACAGCAGTGCCCCTGAAACAACATCGGATAGTTCCCCCACCTTAAGCCGGAGACCACTTCGAGGGGGCTGGgcccccacctcctggggtcGAGGTCAGGACAGTGACAGCATTAGCAGCTCTTCTTCGGACTCCCTGGGCTCCTCATCCTCCAGTGGAAGTCGCCGGGCCAGTGCCAGTGGAGGAGCCCGGGCGAAGACTGTTGAAGTTGGCAG GTACAAGGGCCGCCGCCCCGAGAGTCATGCCCCTCATGTACCCAATCAGCCATCAGAGGCAGCTGCACACTTCTACTTCGAGCTGGCGAAGACAGTGCTGATCAAGGCAGGGGGCAACAGCAGCACTTCCATTTTCACACATCCATCTTCCTCAGGGGGCCACCAGGGTCCTCACCGCAACCTGCACCTTTGCGCCTTCGAGATTGGGCTTTATGCCCTTGGCCTGCACAACTTTGTTTCTCCCAACTGGCTCTCACGTACTTATTCTTCCCACGTTTCCTGGATTACAG GCCAGGCCATGGAGATAGGCAGCGCAGCCCTGACTATACTGGTAGAATGCTGGGATGGGCACCTGACACCCCCTGAGGTTGCATCCCTGGCTGACAGGGCATCACGGGCAAGAGACTCCAATATGGTGAGGGCGGCAGCAGAGCTGGCCCTGAGCTGCCTGCCTCACGCCCATGCATTGAACCCTAATGAGATCCAGCGGGCCCTGGTGCAGTGCAAGGAACAG GACAACCTGATGTTGGAGAAGGCCTGCATGGCAGTGGAAGAGGCAGCTAAGGGTGGGGGCGTGTACCCTGAAGTGTTGTTTGAGGTTGCTCACCAGTGGTTCTGGCTATATGAGCAAACTGCAGGTGGCTCATCCACAGCCCGTGAAGGGGCTACAAGCTGTAGTGCCAGTGGGATCAGGGCAGGTGGGGAAGCTGGGCGGGGTATGCCTGAGGGCAGAGGGGGCCCAGGGACTGAGCCGGTTACAGTGGCAGCGGCAGCAGTGACAGCAGCAGCCACAGTGGTGCCCGTCATATCGGTGGGGTCTAGTTTATACCCGGGTCCAGGACTGGGGCATGGCCACTCCCCTGGCCTGCACCCCTACACTGCTCTACAGCCCCACCTGCCCTGTAGCCCTCAGTATCTCACTCACCCAGCTCACCCTGCCCACCCCATGCCTCACATGCCCCGGCCTGCCGTCTTCCCTGTGCCCAGCTCTGCATACCCACAG GGTGTTCATCCTGCATTCCTGGGGGCTCAGTACCCTTATTCAGTGACTCCTCCCTCACTTGCTGCCACTGCTGTGTCTTTCCCCGTTCCTTCCATGGCACCCATCACAGTACATCCCTACCACACAGAGCCAGGGCTTCCACTGCCCACCAGTGTGGCCT TGAGCAGTGTCCATCCAGCATCCACGTTTCCAGCCATCCAAGGTGCCTCACTGCCTGCCCTGACCACACAGCCCAGCCCTCTGGTGAGCGGAGGTTTTCCACCGCCCGAGGAGGAGACACACAGTCAGCCAGTCAATCCCCACAGCCTGCACCACCTGCATGCTGCCTACCGTGTCG GAATGCTGGCACTGGAGATGCTGGGTCGCCGGGCACACAACGATCACCCCAACAACTTCTCCCGCTCCCCCCCCTACACTGATGATGTCAAATGGTTGCTGGGGCTGGCAGCAAAGCTGG GAGATCGTCATGGAGACGCTGCAGCGGCTGAGTCCCGCTCATGCCCACAACCACCTGCGTGCCCCGGCCTTCCACCAACTGGTGCAGCGCTGCCAGCAGGCATACATGCAG TACATCCACCACCGCTTGATTCACCTGACTCCTGCGGACTACGACGACTTTGTGAATGCGATCCGGAGTGCCCGCAGCGCCTTCTGCCTGACGCCCATGGGCATGATGCAGTTCAACGACATCCTACAGAACCTCAAGCGCAGCAAACAGACCAAGGAGCTGTGGCAGCGGGTCTCACTcgagatggccaccttctccccCTGAGTCTTTCACCCTTAGGGTCCTATACAGGGACCCAGGCCTGTGGCTATGGGGGCCCCTCACACAGGGGGAGTGAAACTTGGCTGGACAGATCATCCTCACTCAGTTCCCTGGTAGCCCAGACTGACAGCTGCTCTTGGGCTGTAGCTTGGGGCCAAGATGTCTCAGACCCTAGAAGCCTAGGGCTGGGGGAGACAGCCCTGTCTGGGAGGGGGCGTTGGGTGGCCTCTGGTATTTATTtggcatttataaatatataa